TTACACCGTACAGTAGGGTCTGTTAGCACACGTCCAGCAGATATTCTGCAGAGCACTGGCTGGAGGGAGAGCCGCTCCTCTCCACCTCACATTTCTGGGAGTTCTGCATTCACAGAAGAAAATCAGtgaattttaataaagcatCCTGTTCAAAATgaattgtgtttctgtgttaaGCTCTTACCTGTCTCTTAAAGATGCGGTGGAACAGTTTGCGCCGGGGCTGCTGGGAAGGAGGTGGATGTTCCCAGTCAAGATCTGCAGGTCTGGAGTCTTCCGTTCCAAAATCATTCAGGTCCCCAAAACACCCAGACTCTATCATCTGTATTCGGGAAGATATTTAAGATGTTTGCATTGTTGGCTTATCAGCTGTGGAAAAGTAATCTGGCCAGAAGTCCTCCTCACCTCATTTTGCCACGGGATGCTTATGCAGCCGGTGTTAAACTTCTGGAAGAATTCCTTATCGGATTCATCAAGGCAGACTCCTCTGACCGTGGAGAACTGATCAATGTCCATTACGTCTTGGCAGTAAACAGCTCTCGGCTGGAGAACGCGGGGGGTTGGAGTGGTTTTGCAGGGGTTATAAGGCTCTCACAGAAAAAGGACCAAAGTAGCATTACTTACATCAGGAACGAATGGGGGCTGTAGCATCCCTGCCTGCAACTTTCTGAAGTTGATTTCTTTGAAGAATGGTTGAGCCTTCACCTCTGCTGCCCCGTTGACCACCTTACAGCCCAGCCGGTCTGCTGGGTTTTTCACCAAAAGCTGAAGGGTTGGTAATGGGACACACAGAACTTCTCTTTAAACTCTGGATACGAGGTGTAAGAAGAAAGACAACAGGTTCGTACCTTTAGGCAGATGTCTTTGGTTTCAGGACTGAACCTGGAACTGTACCTCTCCGCTGTCTCCAGGACTCTGTTGTCTGTCTCACGTCTGCTCACACGCTCTTTGTGTTTATGGAAAGGCGGGGATCCCTCAGTCATCTCATAGATCAGACACCCAAGACCCCACCAGTCTGGACTGATGTCgtaatgtttgtttttaatcacttctggtgctgtgtgtgcaAAAGCAACACTATGAGCAACGTCTGTTACTGAATTAAATGTCCTCCTGTGTATCTCGAGAAACTGCAAAACCAAAAGCCTTAATGATACCACACACTTGAAAGCTGAAATCTGAGCAGGGCAAAGGATTTGATGTCAATTTAAATAAGTCCAGTTCACTCATCTCAGAGAAGACACTTCCTGAGGTAGACACTTCGTACACCTACCCATGTAACCCAGCGTACCGACTTTGCCATGAACACGCTCTCCATTGGGTAGTGTTACTGCAAGACCTAGGTCTGAAATTCTGATGTGTCCTGAAAAACATACAGACACTGcattaggggtggtagtagcctagtgggtaacacactcacctatgaaccagaagacccgggttcgaatcccgcttactaccattgtgtctctgagcaagacacttaaccctgagttgctccagggagactgtccctgtaactactgattgtaagtcactctggataagggcgtctgataaatgctgtaaatgtaaattataaattGTGCAATGTTTCACTGCAatcaaaatgtcacttttaaaTATGAAACTGCAGGACTTAAACACTTATCAATCCAAATACTCACCATAATCATCCAGCAGAATGTTTTCTGGTTTTAAGTCCCTGTAGAAATGAAAGCCTTTATTTATACACTAAATGATACAAGAATTATATGTTCTCATAAGCCCAAAGAAATCAAAATACATGTAACACTGAACCACAATAATTCTGTATAGAGAAggcttttatatatttaaataaatatatatggacCATAAGCTACTTCGTTCCAATGCAATGATGAAAATGGCGCCTGTCCTGTGTGCCAACAGGAAACAATGGCTAGGAAAGATTTTATCAGCTTTTGGGTTCATTTAATATTCAAAATTTGACACAGTACTTTCCTGACATACCCTGTGCCAGCTtgtaaaaaaagcagcaaaccAGGAGCACATTAGGCAAACATGAAGAAGGGAGAAAGACATAAAATGCCAACCTGTAAACAATGTCCTTCTCATGAAGATGCTGGAGCCCACAGCAGATCTCTGCAGCGTAGAACTGCACTCTGTCTGGGGACAGGCCAGGCAGGCCCATGTTGTAAATGTGGAATTTCAGGTCTCCTCCGTTCAGTAGGGTCAGCACTAAACAAAGGGCTTCTTTGGTCTCATAGGCATACGCTAAGCTCACCTGTGGCAGAGAAGGAACGTTCAGcaacattgtgtccctaagcaaaatgaaaaaggtGACAGAGCCTTCACAATTGCTGGGCCCCGCCTGTGAAACAGGCTAGCACTTGACGTATAATTTGCCCCCACAACCTCGGCTTTTAAATCCAGGCTTAAAACTCATCTGTACTCTTTAGCTTTCCCAGACTTTTAAAGTTTTCcctcaatgtgtttttattttgtcctcttcatctctccccaattttttttttttttttacttttacattttaaatgtttaatcctattattatacatttaagtAATTTTCATCACCCCCCTATTTGTTGCTTTTGCCatcattgtattttattgtaatctTCTTatgtacagtggaggaaataattatttgacccctggctgattttgtaagtttgtccaatgacgaagaaatgaaaagtctcagaacagtatcattttaatggtaggtttattttaacagtgacataaaaaggaaaattgaaaaaataactttaaataaaagatagagactgatttgcatttcattgtgtgaaataaatatttgaacccctaccaaccattaagagttctggctcctacagagtggttagacacgcctactcaactagtcaccctcattaatgacaccggtcttaactagtcacctgtataaaagacacctgtccacagaatcaatcaatcaggcagactctATGGCTGCAactgattgtttgtttaaaacgagcaaaattatctgccaatggggtaagaaaactaatcttaatgagatataatctcaaacagaagttaagca
This genomic stretch from Denticeps clupeoides chromosome 5, fDenClu1.1, whole genome shotgun sequence harbors:
- the grk5 gene encoding G protein-coupled receptor kinase 5 is translated as MEIENMVANNALLKAREDSAINRKGRSKKWKQLLQFPHITECAELASSLERDYFSLCVQQPIGKQLFRLFCRTKPELQKCISLLDAVDQYVVIPEEDYNRSGRNIIHKYLRRQSAECVLQVVDKYGLKCRQMLEQNPHEGVFTDCEKAVHDYLKQAPFRDYLNSIYFDRFLQWKMIERRPVTKSLFREYRLLGKGGFGEVCACQVRASGKMYACKKLEKKRVKKRHGESLALNEKQILEKVNSRFVVSLAYAYETKEALCLVLTLLNGGDLKFHIYNMGLPGLSPDRVQFYAAEICCGLQHLHEKDIVYRDLKPENILLDDYGHIRISDLGLAVTLPNGERVHGKVGTLGYMAPEVIKNKHYDISPDWWGLGCLIYEMTEGSPPFHKHKERVSRRETDNRVLETAERYSSRFSPETKDICLKLLVKNPADRLGCKVVNGAAEVKAQPFFKEINFRKLQAGMLQPPFVPDPRAVYCQDVMDIDQFSTVRGVCLDESDKEFFQKFNTGCISIPWQNEMIESGCFGDLNDFGTEDSRPADLDWEHPPPSQQPRRKLFHRIFKRQNSQKCEVERSGSPSSQCSAEYLLDVC